TGTTGACAGACATATTTTAACCCATGCATGACGActcatctttgtgtgtgtgcgtttgtgtgtcagGACACAAGCATGAATAGTGTAATTCACAGTGGTCATTGATTGGTATGTATTGTACATATGTGTGCCATTGtaattgtgttttgtgttgtgtcttttatgtgtgtttgtgtctgcttgGGTTTCTGCTCCATCTATGAATTTTCTTGTTGTGATTGGATTTatatctgtgtttgttgtgggtgtgtttgtacatgtgtaTAAATGTACACTCAATGTCTTGGGATTAATTATTTTGTTTGGATGGATGTTATTTACACATGcatgtcatgtatgtgtgtgagtgtgtgtgtttgtgtgtggtgtgtgtgtttgtatgcttcTATATACGTGTGCTTGCATGTGAATGTATATCCCTGTGTCttgctgcctgtgtgtgtgtgtgtgtgtcctggtccaTGCGTCTGTATAGGAGCCTGAATGATGACTCTCCCCTGGGCCTGCGTAGGATCCTGTCCCAGTCCACAGACTCCCTGAACTTCAAGAACAGAGCCATGTCCATGGAGTCTCTCAACGACGAGGGTGAGACTGAGCTCTGTTCAACACAAACCAGATGTCCTAACAGAAAAACAAGTCTGCCAGTAAACCCACCGAGCCCTCTGTTTCGGACGGCTGTTTGTATTTGTGATTTTACCAATGTGTCGTCTCTTGCCGATCCAAATGTTTGGATCGATAAGAGGTCGATGTAACGTGGACTTCTGCCTTCAGGAGAAGTCTACTACGCCTCGatgctggaggagatggagatagaggggcGGGACTTTGAGGCAGACTCTTGGAGCATGGCGGTGGACTCCGCCTACCTCCAGACGCATCGCAAAGACGTCATCAAGAGGCAGGACGTCATCTACGGTGAgaacgccctccccccccccctcggacAATTGACTTCTGTCTTTGGAGCAGTTCTCTTCACTTCAACATCTCTTCACCCGAAACGCGCGTGTAAAAGTctgacctcccctcctcctcctcctccgcccccccccccccccccccctcagagctgATCCAGACGGAGCTGCACCACGTGCGGACGCTCCGCATCATGGAGCGAGTGTTCCGCCAGGGCATGCTGGAAGAGGTGCAGCTGGAGCCGGGCGTGGTGCACGCCATCTTCCCCTGCCTGGACCGCCTGATGGCACTGCACGGCCGCTTCCTGGCGCAGCTTCTGACCCGGCGCAACCACAGCCTGGAGCCGGGCTCCTCGTACAACTTCACCATGCACCAGCTGGGCGACGTGCTGCTGGAGCAGGTAACACACGGGACATATGCGCGGGACGGCACACGTGCGCACTGTACGCGTGACGCCGCTCCGCCCAGTTGAAAGATTCTACAGTTTTCCTGACACTCAGAATTCCCTGAGACCCTGAGTTTCTGTTTCTGGAAGCGGTGCAGAATAAAACGCTGCACACACAGTTGTTGCGGCTGAAGACCTGCTGTTGGCGGttcattactgtgtgtgtgttctagttctcaggccagtatgctGATGAGATGAGGAAGACTTATGCCGAGTTCTGCAGTCGACACCTGAAGGCTGTTAAACTGTACAAGGAGCTGCTGGCCAGAGACAAGAGGTTCCAGTACTTCATACGGGTGAGCATACGTCCTTGCTAGTTCCCTGAATAGGTCTTCAGGGAATTTAAGAGCAAGAGTTATATCAACACGGACTCTAGCAACTTAGGCTTGAACAGCTGGCATCCAGCCAAGTATTTTATTCAAATATAAGTTCTGAATTTAGAACTTAATTGAATTTGTAGCTTGATAGTGAACCCTATGAgaaaatctctctttctctctttgtgtttccaacacactctcttgttctctctctctttctttctcatccgTGTCAGCGGGTGAGTAGAGGTCAGCTGCTGCGTCGCCATGGTATCCAGGAGTGCATCCTGTTGGTCACCCAGCGCATCACCAAGTACCCGGTCCTATTCCAACGTATCCTCGACAACACCAAAGGTGAGCCAGATAACCGGTCGGATTCTTCCACAACTCAAAGCAGGGCCATTTCTCatacagcctctctccctccaccagacAACGAAGAGGAGGCTCAGTCGTTTGTCCAGACTCTGGTTGTGGTCAAAGAACTGCTCAGCTCGATCGACCAACAGGTAGCTACGTAAGACCCTGCTAGCATGCGTAAGCTCGCCGCAGGCCAACCTATAAGAGAGAGGGCTAGTGTGGGGACccttgaaacacaaacacatacacactgttccTCTGGCGTGGGCCAGGTTCTGGAGCTGGAGCGGACCCAGAGGCTGCAGGAGATCCAGGCTCGGTTAGACCCACGAGCCGAAGCCAAGGTTAGAGACGGGCAGCTGTTCCGAGGAGGCGAACTGCTCAGGAGAAGGCTCATCCACGAGGGCACGCTGCTCTGGAAAAACCCTGGCTCCAGGCTCAAAGGTCAGtgctgtgtttgcctgtgtgtgtatgcatgtgtgtgtgtgcctgtgtgtgtgtgcctgtgtgtgtgctttctccAGAGAGAGATGCTTTAGGGATTTGTCTCCTGACAGTTCTAGACCTAGTTCATGAGTTTATGCTCAATGTTTTGGTAATTCTTTCACATTGGATAGTATTGCAGCAGCTGTACAACTGTCATCCCAACTGCAAGGATGGTGGCAGGCTGGTTAAACATGTTggttacttgtgtgtgtttggtcataGATGTGCAGGTCCTTCTGATGACAGACATCCTCGTTTTCCTGCAGGAGAAAGACCAGCGATACATTTTTCCTTCCCTGGTATACACATGCATTCATCACTCATTGATCTTATTGATAGTTTATCAAACATAATTGATGTAATCTATGTTATTTTATTCTCACTTTGTATTcccccatatctctctctcactctctctaggATAAGCCTCCAGTCTTGTCTCTGCAGAACCTAATACTGAGGGACATAGCCAATCAGGAGCGAGGTCTTTTCCTCATCAGcgactcctcccctccagagaTGTACGAGGTCCACGCAGCTTCGAAAGAGGACAAAAACACCTGGATACGCGTCATACAGCAGACAGTCAGGAGGTGTGGAACCCACACACcctgttacacaaacacacttgtacacacacacacaaatacacaagctCACAGTGTGTTGTTGTCCCTACAGTTGTCCATCTCGAGAGGAGTTTCCTCTCATAGAGACTGAGGATAAGGCCCTTCTGAGAAGACTGAAAGGTCAGCACTGAAAACGTCACACATGCTGCAACATGATGCTAACATGGCAAAGGAACACTCAGCTTATATTAACCACTATGTAACTACACAGCAATACATTCAACAAAAACATTGTAGGACATAGGAATTGCTATAAGCCCAATTGGGAAAAGTGAGGTGACTTTATGGATATATCAGCCAGTTCCTCAGCCACGGCTCTCCTTCCTCtacctcactctttctcttgttctctctctcccaacagtACAGCATGTAGTTCTCTGTCAGTGTGTAGGAGGACAAGTGTGAATCCACCCTCCTACACAGTGGAGGAAGGCATCTATACTGGATATCCatcatctttccctctccctctctctctctctctctctctctctgtctctctctctcttcctctctctcgggAGGAAGTGCTATGCATGATTAAGATATACCTACACCTTTCCACAATGGAGACAATCTATTGGCAAGGAACCACAGTTACTGACCCATCCATTTGAATGTAGCCCTCTGTTCATGTTTCTCCTCTTCCCAGCTGACATCCAGCAGAAGGACCGAGAGGTGTTGGAACTTCTCCAGGAGAGGGTCACACTTTTCTCTGACCTGGCTGAGGTCACGGGGGGTCAAGAGGTCACACTGCCCCCCAACTCCCGCAACCTGTTCCGGGCCGACACGCCCCAAGCCCCCCGGGGGGAGAAACTCCTCATGGACGCCGTCGCAGAGGGTGCGctagtgggaggggaggagaaagggaggaagagatcaattagagagagagaagcaggctaCTTGTGTTATGCTACAGAtaaagggaggggtggggggtttcCAAGAGAAGTGATGACAGAGAGATATcacgagaaagagagatgtgtgtAACTATTTATCAACTAATGACTACTGCCATAACCTTTTACTTGAAAGATTGAGTGTCACATTGCTATTTTATTGGCCACGCACTTTATGTAACCATAAGCTGAGAGAATGTAATTCTCACTATGCTACTGATGCCCTGTGCAATGTGCTGGCACAAGATGGCTGCCAGATGGATACCATTTCTGGTATGCAATTTAGGTAACTGGGATCTAAGATGCCTCGATACACCAAGCAATTTCTAGACAAGCCAATAATTCAACCATCAGTCTGTATGAGTATGAATTAATCACATCCTAATGTCATTGTCATGGAGTcctaaatttaaaaaaattcattTGATGATACATTGGCTTTCTTATTATACTTGAAGCATACTGATGATGCTACATGCGTTTGTGTTTGTCAGTGGACAGGCTGAGTGAGATCCTGCTGGGCTTTGAGATCCCTCTCCCCTGCAGTTTCACCAGACAGCAGAACCACACTGGGGCGCTAGTGATCAGTAAGTCCCTTCGTTGCCAGTGAGTTGCAGGTGACTATGCTCGGCACATATTGTACTCCATGTTTTACATTGATAAGTAGTACCAGCTGTCCCACTATAAACACATGTAAGGATAGTGACGGACTGGATGGTCATGttggttacatttacataacGTTTGACATACATACAGTGCGCATGGTGAGTACAGTCGATGATCAGGTTTGCTTTTTTGCTTGATCTCAGATGGTCAGGAGATGGTCATCAATGGAACAAACGAGGCCCCAGCACCACAGGTCAGGTTATTTATCTGTCCATCAATCAGCAGATGTGGACCTGTGATCATAATATGATAAACCATTTAACATTGAAATTGATTCATTCCTGAACACATCAGTGTGTAAGTCTTTCGGATGTATATTTGGATGATTAAAAGCAATTTCCACTGATTGTGAGTAGATGAAAGTAATTCACAGATCCTTGTTATTTCGTGTTTAAATATCACAGGACCGCAATGGGAATCAAACAGGAGAAAAGCCGCCCAATGAGGTGAGACATTAACCACAGCTAAGCAGCTTGATCTTTGTGATTCAACTAGATATCAACTGTTTAAAcaggatgtatgtgtgtcttgcAGGAAGTATGTCAGAGGCTGGTTAATCTGAGTGCCCATCTTCACGCTCTCCAGGTCAGGTTACTTTTCATCTTTATCGTTATGTGTACAACTATACATGACTACACTCTGTTGACTTTGCCATATGTCATATTTGATCAACGTTGGGCTGATCCCACAAACAGGTCTTTGCCTGTTTCACTTCCATAGTTAAGAACTGGTTTAGTCCTTCAACAGAAGCATTGGGATCGTTCTACAGACACACTTAATTACATGAAACATGTGCTTCTCCCAGGCTGCTGTGATAAAGCAGGACTCCATCCTGGAGCTCTGCCTGCGGCCCGAGGGGGCGGTCCCCATGGGCCGGGTGTGGCGCTCCCTGTCACGTGACGCAGGCATGGCCGAGGCCAGCACGGGGGCAGCCATCGGGGAGCTGACCCTGCTGCAGAGACAGCACAGTCTGCTCCAGGAGGAGCTGGGCAGGCTGAGAGGGGCCGAGGGCCGGCTGAAGGACAGCGAGAAGGCCCGCGTCCAGCTGGAGAGGCAGGTCCGCGACATGAAGGccagcagcaccaccatcaCATCTGTGGAAGGTCCCGGAAGCTCAGAGAAGGTTGCTGAACTAATATGTCTGTTTTTATTCCATCTGTTATAATTCCATTCATTCCAAGATCATTTTTagggaggtgtggggggtgggggtggtgggagggACTTAGTCGACTATCTAAACTTCTAATCTTCCATTTCATATCTGCCATTGGTCCTAGACACCCGCTTCACGTAGAGGGAGTGAGACAGCCCCCAGCGGCGACGCTGCATTGGCTGGCCAGGAATCCGTCGACCAGTCAGACGGCCTGCAGGACTGCAGCGATGTGGAAGTGGACGTGACGTCAGACGAGGAGGATGAAAAAGTGTCACCTCGCTCCGAGAGCCCCCGAGGTCAGAGATACAACTTCCTACTGTAGCGAAACATGACTGGACGTAGCTAAGAGTTAGCAACTATCTCAATAAATGGGCCCCCATATCATTCCCTGTGTCAGAGACATTCAGTTGAACGTAACTGAAAATATCAGACGATGCGTTTTTCAAGAAGCGACATCCACACTGTGGTATTATTAATCAGGAATGCACTTCGGAAGAGATGGGATTCAACTTTACCCTCTCCTTAATGCTAATGCAAGCCCACACACGCTTATGTAATACATTGATTTTTTGTTGAGGCACAAAATGTCTCTTAACACAAATACTTttttcaaacacacaacacacagtgcagtgtgtgtgtgtttgcatgtgtacaCACTGAACCTTACCTCTATTTAATGCTCTCTctattactgtactgtacgcGTGTGGGAGGATACAGCtttcctgtgtctgtctctgtctttctgttgcTCTCCCCATCTCTATCTGTATCCTGTTCAAATATAATGAAGAACAATACAGTGCTGCTGTCCCTGTATGGTTGTTCAACTGTGACCTATGTGAATATGAAGCATTGATATAACAACGGTATGACAGATTGGAAGTTGTTTATCCATTTGACTTTTCTTTCAGATCTCCAGGACATTCCAGAAGAGAGCGAAGCAGGACCAGACCCACGAGAGTCTAACGTGTCACACTGCTAATGACTGCTGTTCCAAACATGGCCTTCAAAATATTTGGACCCATTGTCACCGAAGCCCGACTTCCCACAATGGGCCGAAGAAAATTAGTTGTGAAATAGTCTTCCTCTTTTAACTAAATAAGGAAGTAACATATTCtatatagttttttttccatGGCTTAGCTTTATAGAGTACACAACCCGTGGCAATATGTATgacattattttgtgttttcGCGTTTTGGATGATCTGGATTTATGTGGCTTCATTTTGGAATCGTCAGTGGACTAATGAGGACCTACCAAAGTGGTGTTTCAAacagaagggggaggagtcaagCAAAGATGGTTTTCCAAAGAAGGATATGCAAGAAATGGACTACAGATTTAATAGCCCTGTCTGGATGTTCAATCCTGATTGGCTTGGGCAAGACTTGCTGTATTATGggcattttgtttttgtgtttggttGCCTGTTAAATATTTCCATAATATGATGTATGAAAGTCACTGGTTAAAGGGAcccaatacatacacacatggattcACAGACACTGTAATGGATACATGTCTTTCACCACTTGAATCCTTTACATTTTAGTAATTATGATTGTCAACACTGTTTATGATGCTTATGCTTTCTACTTATTTATTCCTCTATTTAAGCAAGTAATCCAATTGTAACATCTTATCAAGAAAGGCTGAATAGGACGATAAATAAGAAAAACTGTAGGTGCACTAATGAAATTGGATCTCTTGTTTACAATAAGTTTCACTTATGTTAAAATAATTATATTCATTTGTTGCATTTTCTGTCATGAGAATTCTTGCAAGAGTCTTGTGTGGCTTGCAGTAATCTTAGGAGTTCTTTCAAATGGAATGTTATCCAATTGGTAAGTCTTACACTTAAATAAAGttgtactgtattttctgctTGTGGACTAAAATGGACAACAAAGACAGTGTATTGAGGTGAATGTTCCGGAATGTAGACCTCGTCGACTTCCTTCGCACTTTGTGATCCCCATAAGGAATACAGAACTCAAGGTCAACACACTTTGAAAAAAGCCTTCATTCTTCTTAGTAAAGCCACTTTTGGGATGTTCACACAACGGACAACCAGACAACCCTCATACCTGACTGTATTGTTCCTTTCCGGCAGGAATTAGGCCTACTTATTTCTGTATCATTGTGATTTCTGTTGTCTGTAACTCTGACAGTGCCATATTTTACTTTATTGTTTATAAATCTGGATGAAAAGTGCAAAATACTGTTTGGAGGGATAACTGTACTGCATGCAATTTCTATACAAAGCTATGACACATAGATTGTGACATCCAATATGACATTGACATGTTTTCCTATTTACCATCTGTCCACACTATTCTGTAGAACTGGTAATAATTGTCAGATCAACTTTTGATGACAAGACAGGCTATATTGATCAGCTGACCTTATTTATAAGatattaggtgtgttcgacttcatgcagcaccggcggcgcCGTTAGACGGCAggcgccgccggcgctgcatgaagtcgaacgcacctaatgtttGGCTTGTTCCTTCTGAACTCTTTCCTGAGGCCCATGCGTTTCCAGTCTGACCTTTTTAGTGGACGTATCTGTCTCCTTTCCCTAATACACAACTCATTCCAAACCTCTCACGTCAGCAGGGAGACTGATCTGAAACAATAGCTCAAATGTATTAAACCCTAAACCATCTACCACATATTTTGAATATTTTGGGACGCCCACACGGAACacgtgcccccccctccccttttcatTGCGGGCTACCATCTCTTTACCTTGCTCTGTCTGTTCTTACTGTAGCTCCCCTACACCACACAGtgactcctcactctctctcttgctcccatCTCAATCTCTTGTTCCATCTCGCCACAACCTGGCAACCATCTTTGACAACCAAgcttctccccttccctcatCTCTTGAGTCTATTCCCAGAGACAATGTCAGCCAGGAGGCGTGTATTAATATCCCCAGAGGGGTACATAGCTGGCATAGTCCCTCCCCTGACCCTCTCCTATGGTCCCCTGTGCCCCCAAACACCCCATCCATCACTGTGGTGTCCCCTCTTCAGGCATAGCATTGTTGGCTGGGCCGAGTATGGCGGCttgggagaggaacagagggagtagGGTTACAGGGAAACTGCTAGCtacccattctctctctccctcactctctctccatctctccctctctctctccctcaccctctctccatctctccctctctctctctctctctctctctctctccctatctctccttAGTTCCTAAGCCAGCTAACCCGCTTCATAATCCAAACAGCAGAAGCCGTTGTTTTGGCATTTGTCTTTTTCTAGGGGTAGAACTGGGTTGGCAATACTTAATACTATAAATCATATGCATAGTGTCACATTTACaataatatttgtatgtattgtaaataaaacatacaaaatGCAATTCAGAGGTTAAAATAGATTTGGGTGTACATTTCTTGTATTTGGCACGTGTGTGTAGTGTTCATTGGGTGCAACTATTAACCTCCAAACTAAATGTGTTGTTGACTTTTGTGCCTTATTTTAACCTCTGCATATTCAACCTTTGACACCTAACCATGGCTATGTTAGCCTTGCTTGGCACACTGTGTCTGCTCCCTACTCACTGTGACCATGGCTGGCAAGTTAGCCTGTTAAAATGAATGTACTAAAATAATAGAGTTCTCATTGCAAAGGTCCAGAACATGATCAGCTGCTGTTGAATAGTATCGTAAGGCTATAAACTATTAAGAAATTCTCAAAGAAaggaaggtgttttttttttattgaactaGGAAACCTGCTATCATTCTCACCCATCTTGTCAGGATTCAGACCATTCATATTGCCTACACGGCTTCCTAGATAATAAAGGTTGACATGAAACAATATCTACAACAGTGGTAAGGGTGTGCCCTGCTGTGTTATTGGAGTGTCCACCATCCTTAGCGACAAAAATGTGAGCTCTGTGTGACTGACAGAAATAGAAGTGTATCTTTGTTTTATGATGGCTTCTGTCTCTGTGCATCCTTCTCATTCTTCCACTTGCAATGCACTTCTCTCTTATTCGATTTAGTTCTTTAGCATGCACACAACATGAAGAGAACATGTGACATTAAGATAATGTAAAGTGAAAGATGGTACTGTAGATTATGTAAAAAGCTGAACAGAGACAATTGCACTAGACATTGTTTTATACTAATGAAGAAGATGATAATACTGTGTGGGTACAGACACAGTTTTAGCTAGGGTTCGATTCTTTTGTAAAATAGAGTTAGGGGTGGCCACGAGGATTAGGGAGGGGCCAAGAGGGAGGGCTCTTTCAAGGGGAGGGGCCAAACTCTTTCTGTGAAATAAATGCTCTCTCTTGATCCTGGACTGAGTTTGGTCTCCCCTCttacctctctgcctccctccccccctttatctctctctctctctctttcagtttaTCAGGAACCAACTCAACCTCCTTCCCACTAGTGAGCCACTCTCGTTCTCTTTTGTCTTTGCATATTGTTCTTTAAAGTAAAAGCCAAACGAAAAACAGTAAAAATGGAAGCCGTCAAGAAGAAGATGCTGATGCTGAAACTGGATAAGGAGAACGCTCTGGACCAGGCGGAGCAGGCGGAGACCGACAAGAAAGcagcggaggagaggagcaagCAGGTTGGCACAATTATGTATTAGGCAAAGCAATAGGTAACAAAACCAAACTACATTGAGGAAACAATCTCATTTGTCAAACTCCTCATTAAATTTGCCACAGAGGTATTTGAGCAGATGACTATATCGCAAATATAACTTTCGATGTAAGAAGCACTGGTTAATTGGGACATTGATTGCTAAACCTGTTTGTCAGACCCTTTGTGTTACCCTCTGACCAaagtgacctttgcatggaaaaTTTGTGAGAAACTTAATTCGCCATTGCTTTGGTTGACAAAAGTCAGGAGGGTCAGTTTTCAGTGTCAGAGAAGTAATCTGTGGAAAGGttgtgaaaggagagaggacttagagaggatggagggacaaGGAAAGGATATTCTCATTGAGTGAGCCAGCATGAGGGGAAGCAGTTGTCCAAGTATTTATAGCATCCAAACATAGCCAAGAGCCAGTCTGTCagtcacccccacacccccatttgtttggggaggaagaaagatgaagggaggggTCCTCCCTTGAAGGGGGGGTCGTAAATCTCACCTTGAGATAGCTGTGAGCCGAGAGCAAGTAAGGAATTTATTTGATGAATGTCATACAGATTACAGATAAGTATTGAGATTCTATAGGGCGATCGATGAGATTGATGATCAACTAACTCAATCACTTGCTGACAGCCCCTTCTCCTTTCCATACATGATGTTCTCTCCCTACTTCTGctttctctcgccctctctccttcccagcaTGAAGATGAGCTCCTGCAGATGCAGAAGAAGCTGAAGGGGACTGAGGATGAGTTGGACAAATACTCTGAGGCCCTGAAGGATGCTcaggagaagctggaggtgGCAGACAAGAAGGCTGCAGATGTGAGTTGTGCAACTGCTGCTGTAATTAACAATAGTGTCTCATCAGGTGTGAGACCACTGTGAAAGCTCATCTTATAACCTAGTGATCGCCTAGATGTGTAATCCACCCTATGAAAGTCCACTTCAGAAATACAACCTTTTTGATCTGCCCCATTGGCTCAAAGAAGTTTGCCAGACGGGAGAAGATAACAACTTTGGCGTCAATTTGGAACACCATTGGGTTCCATCATCACACCATGAATAGGCTAGCTGCCTACTGTCCTAGTAGGGATGTAACAGACAGCTCCATGCCACACCCTGTCCTTTCCTATTATGTTATCTGATCCTACTTAGCAGGCATGACGCTATCAGAGGCTTAATACACAATGCTCATGTTATGAGCAACATAGTCCAACCCCATTccaaacctgcacacacacacagttatacaacacacaaccacacacacacattgtcaaaAACCACCCTGCTATATGGATGGCTGTGACCACGTTTAGATCACAGTAGGTTAAGCCCGGTGTCTGACGGATGCCCTTCACCCCTCCGTTTCAGTCTATTTAACCCTCCACAGCTGTTGTAGCTTCATTCTCCTCTTCTGGCTATGATGTCATTCGGGCAAGTCTTCATGACTGTCTATCAGACTAACCACACTACCATTTTAGGTGCAACAAAAAATCAGAATGTCAACCAACAGTCCCCAAGGGTCACAGTATCTGTTGGGTTTTGTTTCTCTGTTCCAGTTTAGAACAGACTTAACGATGCTGATTTGCTTGGATGTACATTCAGGACA
This genomic window from Hypomesus transpacificus isolate Combined female chromosome 4, fHypTra1, whole genome shotgun sequence contains:
- the arhgef1a gene encoding rho guanine nucleotide exchange factor 1a isoform X4 produces the protein MPSTAPSSAIPPGSQCASPPPVAPCPSPPCPGPVEGGVILRSPATRHLPHLDPWRRHSWEPGAVVVMQQKVDPQNDIRSVSLENLEPGEMEKVLGSVLGTRRVRDPRRTPITQEGSLSSLTEEEVGFDPQHYSLLEEQANKLQGCSASAPSLSVERRSTRNSSVPRPRSNCYETLPHYQLGGSRQSVGSDLGLLHWEKGGSWTELEREEDKEERTGSPLERTLSFLRKMAGNRKNKEKERMREREKEAREREARYSNGHLFTSLTISGTTLCSACNKSITAKEALSCPTCNVTIHNRCRDTLPNCAKMKQRQQKMALMRNNSSNVTLRTKTPLMRERPSSAIYHSDSLRQSLLGSRRGRSGLSLSKSVSTNNIAGSLNDDSPLGLRRILSQSTDSLNFKNRAMSMESLNDEGEVYYASMLEEMEIEGRDFEADSWSMAVDSAYLQTHRKDVIKRQDVIYELIQTELHHVRTLRIMERVFRQGMLEEVQLEPGVVHAIFPCLDRLMALHGRFLAQLLTRRNHSLEPGSSYNFTMHQLGDVLLEQFSGQYADEMRKTYAEFCSRHLKAVKLYKELLARDKRFQYFIRRVSRGQLLRRHGIQECILLVTQRITKYPVLFQRILDNTKDNEEEAQSFVQTLVVVKELLSSIDQQVLELERTQRLQEIQARLDPRAEAKVRDGQLFRGGELLRRRLIHEGTLLWKNPGSRLKDVQVLLMTDILVFLQEKDQRYIFPSLDKPPVLSLQNLILRDIANQERGLFLISDSSPPEMYEVHAASKEDKNTWIRVIQQTVRSCPSREEFPLIETEDKALLRRLKVQHVVLCQCVGGQV